A stretch of the Thermus thermophilus genome encodes the following:
- a CDS encoding histidine phosphatase family protein, which produces MELWLVRHGETLWNREGRLLGWTDLPLTAEGEAQARRLRGALPPLPAFSSDLLRARRTAELAGFSPRLAPELREIHFGALEGALWEALDPRYREALLRFQGFHPPGGESLSAFQERVFRFLEGLKAPAVLFTHGGVVRAVLRALGEDRFVPPGSAVAVDWPRRVLARLSLDGKEATG; this is translated from the coding sequence ATGGAGCTTTGGCTCGTGCGCCACGGGGAGACCCTATGGAACCGGGAGGGAAGGCTTCTCGGCTGGACGGACCTCCCCCTCACGGCGGAGGGGGAGGCCCAGGCGAGGAGGCTCCGGGGGGCGCTTCCCCCCCTTCCCGCCTTCAGCTCGGACCTCCTGCGGGCGAGGCGGACGGCGGAGCTCGCGGGGTTTTCCCCGCGCCTTGCCCCCGAGCTTCGGGAGATCCACTTCGGAGCGCTGGAGGGGGCCCTTTGGGAGGCCCTGGACCCCCGCTATAGGGAAGCCCTCCTCCGCTTCCAGGGCTTCCACCCCCCGGGAGGAGAGAGCCTCTCCGCCTTTCAGGAGCGGGTCTTCCGCTTCCTGGAGGGGCTTAAAGCCCCTGCGGTCCTCTTCACCCACGGGGGGGTGGTGCGGGCGGTGCTCAGGGCCTTGGGGGAGGACCGCTTCGTGCCCCCGGGGAGCGCGGTGGCGGTGGACTGGCCCAGGAGGGTGCTCGCCCGCCTCTCCCTTGACGGGAAGGAAGCGACCGGGTAA